DNA from Triticum aestivum cultivar Chinese Spring chromosome 7D, IWGSC CS RefSeq v2.1, whole genome shotgun sequence:
agattttgtgcatccaaccataaaagcgcatgacaacctctgcttccctctgcgaaggNNNNNNNNNNNNNNNNNNNNNNNNNNNNNNNNNNNNNNNNNNNNNNNNNNNNNNNNNNNNNNNNNNNNNNNNNNNNNNNNNNNNNNNNNNNNNNNNNNNNNNNNNNNNNNNNNNNNNNNNNNNNNNNNNNNNNNNNNNNNNNNNNNNNNNNNNNNNNNNNNNNNNNNNNNNNNNNNNNNNNNNNNNNNNNNNNNNNNNNNNNNNNNNNNNNNNNNNNNNNNNNNNNNNNNNNNNNNNNNNNNNNNNNNNNNNNNNNNNNNNNNNNNNNNNNNNNNNNNNNNNNNNNNNNNNNNNNNNNNNNNNNNNNNNNNNNNNNNNNNNNNNNNNNNNNNNNNNNNNNNNNNNNNNNNNNNNNNNNNNNNNNNNNNNNNNNNNNNNNNNNNNNNNNNNNNNNNNNNNNNNNNNNNNNNNNNNNNNNNNNNNNNNNNNNNNNNNNNNNNNNNNNNNNNNNNNNNNNNNNNNNNNNNNNtttctctgtgtccgattaaaaccttgaacccataaatatcacatgagtgttagcaattgtgaaagattaaatgatagttgagtatgtggagtttgctaaatcaaagctctgacatagacccttcctgaaaataagatgaattgcaattgtttgatgactaagaatatagtttgttagtttcaagaaagtttatgatctatactttaacacgtgaatagcttgttacttgatcatgaaaagttttatgaagatgagctactgatatgacatataatgatgctagaaaaagtgattggaactatcattgatcaaacttgtgcacttgctagcattcacagttcataaattatttcttttatcatttacctactcgaggacgagcaggaattaagcttggggatgctgatacgtctccaacgtatctataatttatgaagtattcatgctattatattatcaaccttggatgttttatatgcatttatatggtttttgggactaacctattaacctagagcccagtgccagtttctgttttttccttgttttagaatatcgcagaaaaggaaaaccaaacagagtccaattgacctgaaacttgacggagcttatttttggaccagaagaaggccacggagtcaaagagttgggctagaagagtcccgggctgcccacgagggtggggggcgcgcccaccccccctgggcgcgcctccctgcctcgtggacagcccggagaccccctgacttgttctcgacgccaacacctctcatatacacccaaacttccagaaagaaacctagatcggaagtaccaccgccgcaagcctctatagccacgagaaatcaatctaggccctcttcggcaccctgccggagggggccatcatcaccggaggccatggaggaggggaatcatcaccgcggtgatcgtcttcatcaacatcaccaccatcatcaccatcctcatctcttttacgcggtccactctcccgcaccccgctgtaatccctacttgaacatggtgctttatgccacatattatgatccaatgatgtgttgccatcctatgatgttttaagtagatatcatttgtctttgggttgattgatgatctagattggaacgagttgtatgttttattttggtgctgtcctatggtgccctccgtgtcgcacaagcgtgagggattcccgctgtagggtgctgcaatacgttcatgattcgcttatagtgggttggtgagtgactgaaacacaaacccgagtaagggggttgttgcgtatgggaataaagaggacttgatgctttaatgctatggttgggttttaccttaatgatctttagtacttgcagatgcttgctagagttccaatcataagtgcatatgatccaagtagagaaagtatgttagcttatgcctctccctcatatgaaattgcaatgacgactaccggtcttgttaacaattgcctaggacaattccgcacaccgatccatcattattccacattcgctatttataatatttagtaatatattccaactttatgataacagcacctagttttatattttagctctccgataccatgcaaagttatcctcttcatacccacaacatagttttatttctcgtttctagttggaagcaaacgttcggtgcacgtagagtcgtatcagtggcagatagggcttgagagaatattgatcttacgtttagctccttgtgggttcaacactccatacttatcacttccacctttggaaattgctacgatgattccctgcacttggggattatcaagctcttttctggcgccgttgccggagagcaatagcgtggggttgatattctcgtgtgtgcttgtttgctttcttcactaagtagattttgtttttcctttttgtttctgtttagttgtgggtgaaacatacaaaaaaaaataagaatgaaaatacaaaaaaaattacttgccttccttgcctaaaaagtttttcaaaaagagaagtgattggaaagttatgcattgaagaagtgagggtcgaccttgagcacttgtgttcatgctcacggaaacaatgtagaatttttcatgaaagtttctctgtaaataattatccccttgtgtatatccattgtattataaaaataatgtgccaagctttggttttaggatcaAATACCTAAGATGTGTGTGTTAATTTTGTGAAGGTTTCATTTACATATAGTTATGTGCCCTTCCCTCCTTTGTCTCTGCAGCTGAACCAACAACGCAAGTATGACGTCAGTGATCATCGAGACGGATTCCAGTAGTCTCCTGCATGCAATCAAAGTGACGGACGAGGACCGCTCTTCCATCGGTATTGTCTTCAGAGAGATTAAAATCTTTGCTAGTTTAAACTCTTCCTTTTTTGAGATTGTTTTTTGCCCAAGAGGCTGTAATAATGTAGTCGATTCTCTAGCTGCTCACGGTGCACGTATGAGCCATGCATCCTCAGCCTTGTGGCCGGATGGGGCTCCAAACTTTGTGCATGCGCTTATTGCCAGTGATTTGACTGGTCGTATTGGTTAATGGAATAGAGAGTATTCCGACTAAAAAcgccaaaaataatatttttctcTGGTTAGGTTGATTATTTGCATCTGTTTGGTTGTGGGGAGTTGAGATATAGTTTAGTGTTTTCATTTTGTTTATTCGTAGATATTTGATATTGTTAGATAGAGGAATGGATGAATGGACCTTGTATTGCTATGGGCCAAACATGCCAGATAAGTATGATGTACATATGCAAATAAATCCCTATACAAGGGAGAAAACTACACAACCCTATACACAACACTATAACACTTGACAACCCCGCTCAAACCCAGGGTGGGCAACACTGAGTTTGGAAAGGAAATAGTTGTGTGGAGCTTGAGTTTATGCCTTCGTGAAGAAACCTGCTAGCCGGAGCTCGGAAGGCACGAACAGGAGAACCACAATCTGGTTCTACACCTGCGATCTTGTATAAGAAGCATCCACGCCAATATgtttggtgagctcatgcttcacaggatctcGAGCATGTTGATCGTGTCGGTGCTGTTCGATGAGGGAGGGGTCGGTGCAATAGTAGAAACACCAAAATCATCAAGAAACCACCTCAACCAGTTTCTTAGTCTTCCAAAAGCAATCAAAGAggaaccaagaaaaacacaatagGCCGAGAGGGATCGGCGATCACATGGATCACTAGCCCAGGTCGCATCAGAGTACGCCTGAAGCTGCAAAGAACTCAAACGAGGAAAAAAGAAGCGGCGAGAGGAGGTTCCATGAAGGTATCATAGAACCCGAAGGAGGTGGAAGTAGTGAAGCTGAGTAAACTCAAAATGTGGAGAAGATGAGAGATGTCAGGACGAGTGATGCAGAGGTAGACAAGGCTCCCAACAAGGTGACGATATCGCCTGGGGTCCTCAAGAGGTTCTCCATCCATGGGACGAGGTGAATGCCCAACTCCATGGTAGTATCAATCGTGCACTGATCAGAAAGACTCGGACGAGCAAGGAGAGCGTGAGTATACTTCTCCTGGGAAAGAAAAATGCCATCAGGCGTGGGCGACACCTCAAGACTAATGAAGTATCAAAGAGGACGCTTCTTCACAAAATGAATGAACTGAGAGTCATAACCGATGataatcatgtcatcaacatatagaagaagaagcgtccgaccacgaggagaaatATGAACAAAGAGAGAAGGGTCGTGATCACTGGCTTTGAAGCCAGCATTGGTAACCACAGAGGAGAAGCGCTCAAACCAGGTACGaggagcttgcttaagaccataaagagaaCGCTGCAGAGGACAAACCGTGCCTGGACGAACAAAGTACCTTGTAGGCGGCTGCATGTAGATCGCTTCACGTAGTTCGCCATAGAGAAAGGTATTCTGCACATTCAGTTGGGAGATTGACCACTGGCAAATGGAGGCAACTGCCAGTAAGGCCCAAACCGTGGTCATGCGAGCAACCGGATCAAAGGTCTCATCATAGTTAGGACCGTGCTTCTGTTGAAAACCACGAGCAATAAGACGAGCCTTGTGGTGCTCAAAGGAACCgtcagagcgagtcttaaccttgtaaacCCACTTGCAGGTGATAGGAGTGACACCAGGCGGTGAAGGAACAAGATCCCAAGTCTCCGTGCGCTCTAGGGCAACAAGCTCCTCGGCCATAGCGTGCTGCCACTCCTGATGGACGGCTGCCTCTCGGTAGGTCGCGGGCTCAAGAAGAGCGCATGACGCAAAGCCATCCTAGTCAATTGGCTGCATATCATGCCAATCAGGAAGGGCATACCGAGAAAGAGAAACAGGAACATGAGCGGGTGAAGGCACACAAGGAGCATCGTCAAGCGGAGTGAGAGAACAAGGACGACGAGTTTAGTGCAACCGAATCGGTGGAATCTCAAAAGACCTGAGTGGATCCCCAGGTAAAGGAGCCGAAGGTGACTGTGGCGGTGGCACACCAGGAGCATCGTCACGAGGACGACGAGTATAATGCAACGGAAACGATGAAATCTCAAAAGTGTGTCCGGACTGCTCGGTCTGAGCATTTATGGGCGTTTTGAGGGTCCGCAATGCCTAAAAGAATCATTGCACTAATCCCATGAATAGAAGTAGGAAAGTACTCGCAACTTTCTCACCCACATTTACACCATGAGGGCGAAACCTGTCCCTTTTTTCCTCCTTGCTTTCAACGCCTCTCCGTCCGTCAAATCTACCGCGCGGCGGTGCGTCCTTTCCTTCCGGCCTAATTGCAaccaaccaaaacaaaacaaaacaaaatggaaAGGAAAAAACTTAACCCAAGCCGCATCGCAGCTCGCAAGCGCAGAAGAAGGAAGGCAAAGAATCACATCGCCGCCAGGCGGGCCCACGCGGACCAACGTGGCTCACGCCTCGTAGTTAAGCGGTCACTCGTTTCACACTTACCACCCTCGCACACCATCACGACCACGCCTCCCTCCGCTCCGCGTCCTCTCCGTCTCCCTTCCCTNNNNNNNNNNNNNNNNNNNNNNNNNNNNNNNNNNNNNNNNNNNNNNNNNNNNNNNNNNNNNNNNNNNNNNNNNNNNNNNNNNNNNNNNNNNNNNNNNNNNNNNNNNNNNNNNNNNNNNNNNNNNNNNNNNNNNNNNNNNNNNNNNNNNNNNNNNNNNNNNNNNNNNNNNNNNNNNNNNNNNNNNNNNNNNNNNNNNNNNNNNNNNNNNNNNNNNNNNNNNNNNNNNNNNNNNNNNNNNNNNNNNNNNNNNNNNNNNNNNNNNNNNNNNNNNNNNNNNNNNNNNNNNNNNNNNNNNNNNNNNNNNNNNNNNNNNNNNNNNNNNNNNNNNNNNNNNNNNNNNNNNNNNNNNNNNNNNNNNNNNNNNNNNNNNNNNNNNNNNNNNNNNNNNNNNNNNNNTTTCGGGTTATGGTCCCGGCTCGGCCGGTGGTGAAGAGGTCCGCTgcggggggcgcggggcggggccgggggcgggggcggcgagggtgaGGCGGCCCCGCGTTGGCGGATTGGGATTGGGGTTGGGATTGGATTCGGGGGAAGAGGGCGCCGTGGTGCTGCCGGCATGGAGCCGGACTTCTCGCGGGCGAGCGGCGGCCCGAGCTACGAATTCGCCTTCAACTCGGTCAACTTCTCCGACCGGGTCCTGCGGATCGAGATCGTCGCCGGGGACGACGGGCCGGGGGCCAAGGGCGCCGCCGGCGAGGGTTGCTCCTCCATCGCCGACTGGGCGCGCCACCGCAAGCGCCGCAGGGAGGACCTCCGCCGCGACAAAGGTGAGGGGAGGTTGGTTTACGTTAAAATCATTTCGGTGCGGGGTCGATTCGGGCAGTTTGAATTGGGGCTGATTTGACCGCCGGCGTGGGGAAATGGGAAAGGGAGGTGCCCTCTTTTCGTGCCGATTGGTTTTGGCTGTCTGTTTGGGGATTTTAGGTGTCAAAAAGCCTTACGTTTCGCATAAGGGTGGGAGAAAGATGGCGAGACATCTCTtgcttttgatcaaagtcaaagtTACGATTTCCAACTTGTTGTTTGCTTTGGTTTGATGAATCTCTTAGCTGTTGCCACACGGGAATTTAGCTTCTTTATTATGATCTTCTGAGCAATGTGGTGTTGAGGAGATGTCATTCGTCGTTGGGATTTAGGGGAGGTGGTGAGGGCGATTGTAACCGCATGATTTGAATTAGGGTGATTCCTTCTAGACTATTGCCAGGATCTTATTCAATTCTCAGTTTCATAGAAGAATAAGAACTCTGGGGCATTGCACTAATATGACCTTGAATTTACCAAGAGCGTTGCGCACTGTACTGTAACCCAACCAGCCACAAGCTCAGTAGACGAAATAACTTGTTTAAATTATGGTCAAAAGTTAGTTTGGTTATTTCCTGATAAATAACAGTCCGTGGCTGATGGTACCTTCACAGTTCTTTGTTTTATATGAAGTTCAGATGACCTTTTTGTCTATGTAGAGTTGTTGTAATAGTATGTGAGCTGTTCTTTACAATGCGATCATGTTAAGCAGTCAGATAGTGTTCCTCTATCAGTATTTCATAATGATGCGTGGATTTTCATTTGCTTGATTGACAAATAACTATTGATTGTTTATTTCCTTGATCGACTAGTAACTGTAGTCTCCTATAGTTCTACCAAATACCAATGTATAGTAAACTGTGTACCGTTTTCCTCCCAGCTTATAAGCTCACTGCCTGCACATTTTAAAACGAGTTCCAAGAATATTTGGTATAATGATATAAAAGCCATCCAGTTAAGCTTTCTAATATCATGCTTACCTGTTTCTTATTTTCAGGCCACTTCCCTATTAGCATTTTATGTTTATGCCAATCATACTTAATTACTTATGCCAATCTTTATCACCTTGTTGTATTACAATAGCACGACCAAATGTTGTCCAATGTGTCGCTGAGCTGGGCATGCATTCATTGTAATGTGCTAACAAGTGTGTTTACGTGCTATAATGCTTCTAAGTTTCTAATTTGAGAAAAGTAAGCATGAAAGAGGGTATATTAAGGGGAGTGAAAGAACAGTAATGAAGTTAGAAGTTCTTACTCTTAaccagttactccctccgtccgtgttTATTAGGCCACCGGGCGGAGGTGCTGGGACCAAGGCACAACACGTGCGGTTGTGCAGTTTTGAATCGGCCCTATTAGGACGCATCAGTTAGCGGCAGTAATTAGTGAAACCGACTCAACTCCCTCGTGAATGTAGTGACTGGGGATTTATTTTCCTCAGTCAGTGGATGGAACGAGCAACGGAATCTGCACTACTTAATTACAGTTGGCCTAATAAGAATGGACGAGGCTCGCTGGTTCTCTGGCCTAATAAATGCGGGCACAGGAAGTATTTGACTTTCTATTAGTGCCCTATGAAAAGTTCTGAGTACCCAATATCTTGCATCCAACTTCACACTGAATTTGCAGTCTAGAGTGAAGATATTCATCATTGATGCTTGTTCATGGGCCTCATATTGTTATTAGGGTTTATGCTTTGTTGCTTGGATTTTTTCTGTCATTATCATCTGAAGCTAATGCGCTCTTGCTATACTTTATTGGAATATGTTTCTGTCATTACACTCTGAAACTAATGCACTTCTTCCTTAATCTTGTTCTTGTTCTAGAGTGCAATAGCTTCCATTTTTAATGACTTCCTGCTATTTTTTCATGCCTCCAGAATGTGGAAAGTACATGTTGGAACCATCAACGGTAAAAATCGAAGCAGAAGAATGTGATACCTATGAGGAAACCGGTGAGGAGCCTGTAGCTATGATAGAAGAATCTCCACCTGATATTGGACAAGATGGTCAGTGCAATTGAATATCTTCTACGAATTACTCCGAAATAAGTGGCAGTCAGGTTTAGAAAATTGAACACACATACACACGGAATTCGGTGCGCCCATGCCAAATAATTAATATGATTTTTGGATATCTGTTAAGTTTAGCAATCATTGGTACTGACCATATGTGATCATAGAGTTAGTTGCTGGCACGATATATCAGAGTGAGTAACTCATCCCTTTGTATTGAAACTGTGGAGGTGTGCTGTTACTGATGGTAAACCTTCTCTTCTAGCCGTTCCTTTGACAATTTCAATATTTTGTAGGCATGCAGTAATCAGTTTAAATGCCTCACTTTACTGTTGATTGGTTGAGGTTTATATGAGCTTTATTACTTGTTTCTTGAGACTCCACCTAAATAGCTAGGAACAATTGGGTTATGTTGGATGGATTATACTTCTGTGATATATAATTCTAAGATATTTAATCATAAGTTGTGTGCAATTGTTATCCTTGTGGACGAACTAAGTTACATTTTGAAATTACCAGATCTCTGACGTTTGTGCATCATGTGGTAACTGATAACTCATATGATTCAGTAAAAGATGTGAATATTGTGCTACAAGTACGTTAAGAATCGATGCTGCTGCTGTGCACCATTTTGTTCCTTTATACTATGTGGCATTTTGCTGCCTGCTTCATTAGACTTTGTTGTTTGTATTAGGTGGGGATGGAGAAAACAGTGACTCATCCTGGAATATGGAGTGTAATCAGGTTTTGAGAGTGAAATCTATCTATATCAGCTCTGCAATTCTAGCAGCAAAAAGTCCCTTTTTTTACAAGGTAATTCTAATTGCTGCATGAAATGAGTAAATTGCGCACTGCAGTTATATATTGTTATCTAGCTAACATTCTCATAACATTCATCTTGTTAGCTTTTCTCAAATGGCATGAAAGAATCCGATCAGAGGCATGCTACTCTTAGAATAACTACTTCAGGTAATGCGGGAGCTCCAGTAGGACACTCGGCATTTTAAATGTTCTATCCTAGCTGCTGTATAATTTTCTTTAATGTCTGAACGATCGATTTTGTAGCACTGACATGATCAGTCTCAATGAGGTTATTGACGGTTGAATTTTCAGTTGAGCTATCAAGTTGATTGTCTATACCCTACCATTTTGCATCTTTCATCTTTCATCTCCCTGGAATAAGGATATTGTACCTTACTCAAAAGCTTTTCAAATCTATATTAACAAACAGTCTCAGTTTTTTTTATTGCCTTTTAGTTAACAGTTACCTTATGTCTGATTGTTGTATTTCTACTTGGAACAGAGGAAAGTGCCCTTATGGAGCTTTTAAGCTTTATTTACAGTGGAAAGTTGACGACAAATGAGCCAACCCTTCTGCTTGATATCTTGATGATTTCTGATAAATTTGAAGTTGTTTCTTGCATGAGACACTGCAGTCAATTGCTAAGGAGCTTACCTATGACCACAGAATCTGCACTTCTCTATCTAGATCTGCCTTCCAGCATTTCAATGGCTGCAGCAGTTCAGCCACTGACTGATGCTGCCAAGGAATTCCTCGCTAACAAATACAAGGATCTGACCAAGTGGGTAGTCTCTTTATTTAAAGAGCCAACTAAATTATTGAAAGTAACATTGTTGAACTAAAGGAATGCTTCCTCTTTCCAGGTTTCAGGATGAAGTGATGAACATTCCCCTTGCTGGGATTGAAGCCATCCTATGTAGTAATGACCTTCAGGTGGCATCAGAGGATGCAGTCTATGACTTTGTGATCAAGTGGGTTCGTGCTCAGTACCCAAGAACGGAAGAAAGACGTGAAATCTTGGGTACTCGCTTGCTGCCGCTCGTTCGGTTCTCTCATATGACCTGCAGGAAGTTGCGGAAGGTCCTTGCGTGCAGTGATCTGGATCATGAGCAAGCATCGAAAAGTGTCACTGATGCACTCCTGTACAAAGCTGATGCACCACATCGACAGCGTGCCCTTGCTGCAGATGTGTTGACTTGCAGGAAATATACTGAACGAGCTTACAAGTATCGCCCGCTTAAGGTGGTGGAATTTGATCAACCATATCCTCAGTGCATAGCATACTTGGATCTGAAGCGTGAGGAGTGTAGCCGACTTTTCCCATCCGGGCGGATTTACTCGCAAGCATTCCATCTTGCTGGACAGGGATTCTTCCTGTCAGCACATTGCAACATGGATCAGCAAAGTGCTTTCCACTGCTTTGGTCTCTTCTTAGGGATGCAAGAGAAAGGCTCAACGAGTGTCACCGTGGACTATGAGTTTGCTGCAAGGACAAGGCCATCGGGCGATTTTGTCAGCAAGTACAAGGGTTACTACACCTTCACTGGTGGAAAGGCAGTTGGCTACCGGAATCTCTTTGCAATTCCCTGGCCGTCGTTTATGGCTGATGACAGCCTCTTCTTCATCGATGGAGTTCTACATCTGAGAGCAGAACTGACCATAAAGCAATCATAGATAGTGGAAAATCTTGTGTGGTTCAAACATGTTTTTCCTGAGCACCAAAATAGACACTTTTGAAATGAGAAGCAAAATCTGTGAACTGTGAAAACTGAAAAGTAACATCTTATGAACTGTGAAGGTGTAGTTGCGCCACATAAGTTTTTTCTTAATGTGTAGCGCTACATGAGTTAAATTTGCAGTTTGTTGAAATTTCTACTCATTTTGATGGTAATCCTTTCAGGGACATACGACATGCTTGGATAGTGTCATGTACTAGAATGTAGTCAAGGTACAAAGAGCGTTTGCTAAATGATGGCAATAAGCAAGTCAGTTCTATAGAAAAGAAAAAGGTTACTTCGAACGATGGATTTTGCATCTTAGGCCCCGCTTGGATTCGGTGTAAGTTTATACAGCTGGATTTAATTTAC
Protein-coding regions in this window:
- the LOC123164637 gene encoding BTB/POZ domain-containing protein POB1 isoform X2, producing MEPDFSRASGGPSYEFAFNSVNFSDRVLRIEIVAGDDGPGAKGAAGEGCSSIADWARHRKRRREDLRRDKECGKYMLEPSTVKIEAEECDTYEETGGDGENSDSSWNMECNQVLRVKSIYISSAILAAKSPFFYKLFSNGMKESDQRHATLRITTSEESALMELLSFIYSGKLTTNEPTLLLDILMISDKFEVVSCMRHCSQLLRSLPMTTESALLYLDLPSSISMAAAVQPLTDAAKEFLANKYKDLTKFQDEVMNIPLAGIEAILCSNDLQVASEDAVYDFVIKWVRAQYPRTEERREILGTRLLPLVRFSHMTCRKLRKVLACSDLDHEQASKSVTDALLYKADAPHRQRALAADVLTCRKYTERAYKYRPLKVVEFDQPYPQCIAYLDLKREECSRLFPSGRIYSQAFHLAGQGFFLSAHCNMDQQSAFHCFGLFLGMQEKGSTSVTVDYEFAARTRPSGDFVSKYKGYYTFTGGKAVGYRNLFAIPWPSFMADDSLFFIDGVLHLRAELTIKQS
- the LOC123164637 gene encoding BTB/POZ domain-containing protein POB1 isoform X1, with the translated sequence MEPDFSRASGGPSYEFAFNSVNFSDRVLRIEIVAGDDGPGAKGAAGEGCSSIADWARHRKRRREDLRRDKECGKYMLEPSTVKIEAEECDTYEETGEEPVAMIEESPPDIGQDGGDGENSDSSWNMECNQVLRVKSIYISSAILAAKSPFFYKLFSNGMKESDQRHATLRITTSEESALMELLSFIYSGKLTTNEPTLLLDILMISDKFEVVSCMRHCSQLLRSLPMTTESALLYLDLPSSISMAAAVQPLTDAAKEFLANKYKDLTKFQDEVMNIPLAGIEAILCSNDLQVASEDAVYDFVIKWVRAQYPRTEERREILGTRLLPLVRFSHMTCRKLRKVLACSDLDHEQASKSVTDALLYKADAPHRQRALAADVLTCRKYTERAYKYRPLKVVEFDQPYPQCIAYLDLKREECSRLFPSGRIYSQAFHLAGQGFFLSAHCNMDQQSAFHCFGLFLGMQEKGSTSVTVDYEFAARTRPSGDFVSKYKGYYTFTGGKAVGYRNLFAIPWPSFMADDSLFFIDGVLHLRAELTIKQS